In Phragmitibacter flavus, a single genomic region encodes these proteins:
- a CDS encoding response regulator has translation MSENLQRVAIVDDHPMLREGFESLIESQPDLTLAWAACDTQTALQKLEVDKPDMIMVDISLPGRNGLELIKDALALHPSLNILVISMHDETFYAQRVLKAGARGYIMKVADRETLLQAIRTVLTGQRYVSPAMSAQIMEAFSGYGSSKAVDGVQRLSDREFEVFQLISEGKSTQQIGDILNISVKTAEVHRAHIREKLNLEDGASVLRFAVRWAESQRLGLSL, from the coding sequence GTGAAGGTTTCGAGTCGCTGATTGAAAGCCAGCCTGATCTCACGCTTGCGTGGGCGGCTTGTGACACACAAACAGCGCTGCAGAAGCTGGAAGTGGACAAGCCGGACATGATCATGGTGGATATTTCCTTACCGGGAAGAAATGGGTTGGAGTTGATCAAAGACGCTTTGGCGCTGCACCCGTCCTTAAATATTTTGGTGATCTCGATGCATGACGAGACCTTTTATGCGCAGCGTGTTTTGAAGGCCGGTGCACGGGGATACATCATGAAGGTGGCGGATCGGGAAACGCTTTTGCAGGCGATTCGAACGGTGCTTACCGGCCAGCGGTATGTGAGTCCGGCGATGAGTGCGCAAATCATGGAAGCGTTTTCGGGATATGGAAGTTCGAAGGCGGTGGACGGAGTTCAGCGTCTCAGTGATCGTGAATTTGAAGTTTTTCAATTGATCAGCGAAGGCAAGAGCACGCAGCAGATCGGCGACATTCTCAACATCAGCGTAAAAACGGCGGAGGTGCATCGGGCGCACATTCGGGAGAAGCTGAATCTGGAAGACGGAGCATCGGTGCTGCGTTTCGCGGTGCGTTGGGCGGAATCGCAAAGACTTGGACTGAGTCTCTAA
- a CDS encoding PAS domain-containing protein, with amino-acid sequence MDPHVLHFNSDIRLDAGRADSHSMLEGKGGLKLVGEIAEHPSSRELVRTLNERVNLAVAIGGVGIWEIDFHSGQILFNEQMHVIYAIGVTGFRAQVPPDTFGGSFAEWVKVMHPEDVPGVLEVVSRFKENKGTVEFEHRILRPSGEVRFVRSLAQVRCDEQGHAIRAVGTTVDVSEQRRLAEALANEKERLALATQVGGSGVWDADIKTGVFLWDERMHAIYGLQPGHFCGSVEQWLSIIHPEDVREVKRDWEAAVAQCGIYTGEFRILTPGGQLRHIRASARVFAGSDGAPLKAVGINWDITEQKLLTEALVSEKERLALATRVGGIGIWDVDVRTRRMWWDPRMHEMFGVTPEEFGGTQEEWGNALHADDREKSMRLWTESMMQNRVFDSEFRIVQRKTGEVRHIRALARFVYDEQGNAVHNIGINWDVTEERLASKEMRRAKEAAEAAERTKSEFMASISHEIRTPMNGIIGMADLLMDTDLTPGQREMMAVIQRSGDNLLVIINDILDYAKIEAGKVRIHEAPFSFEAAVQETLQLLGPQAKLKKIALHGEIDPTLEAELMGDSGRVKQVITNLVGNAIKFTEVGSVSVVARALSSVDGTVTCRVEVRDTGVGIPEKMHPHLFQPFSQADGSSTRRFGGTGLGLAISHQLVELMGGRIGFESWEGNGTMFWFELSLMYADGGEMASTVHDGDPVTWTVREFRPLRLLLVEDNEANQRVASLLLEQYGHQVSIAGNGLVAIDMLSRRNFDAVLMDCQMPELDGYETTRRIRAGEAGLLNPHIPIIALTASGMPGTRERCVAAGMDDYALKPLNRKVLTNVFHRCGMTLSKESLASAASHSSVAENLAPMNPVLDPAQLEQLGQLRRPDGSSLLREVASMMLAEMPDRLTSLAEFYRSERFAEIGPLAHKIAGSCASIGAVALRKRAQSVEHAARSERWRRMPELIGLMHEAWMELEVELKKMI; translated from the coding sequence ATGGACCCCCACGTTCTACATTTTAACAGCGACATTCGTCTCGATGCTGGGAGAGCAGATTCTCATTCGATGCTGGAGGGAAAGGGGGGGCTGAAGTTGGTCGGGGAAATCGCCGAACATCCGTCGTCCAGGGAACTGGTCCGGACTTTGAATGAGCGTGTGAATCTGGCGGTGGCGATTGGTGGGGTGGGCATTTGGGAGATTGATTTCCACAGTGGCCAAATCCTATTTAACGAGCAGATGCATGTCATCTATGCGATTGGAGTGACGGGGTTTCGTGCGCAGGTGCCGCCGGATACGTTTGGAGGAAGCTTTGCCGAATGGGTGAAGGTGATGCACCCCGAGGATGTGCCGGGTGTTTTGGAAGTGGTTTCACGATTTAAGGAGAACAAGGGCACGGTGGAGTTCGAGCATCGGATTTTAAGACCATCGGGAGAGGTGCGCTTTGTTCGCTCTCTGGCCCAAGTGCGCTGTGATGAACAGGGCCATGCCATTCGGGCGGTGGGCACCACGGTGGATGTGTCAGAGCAGCGGCGGCTGGCGGAGGCATTGGCGAATGAAAAGGAACGTCTGGCTCTGGCAACTCAGGTGGGTGGCAGCGGGGTTTGGGATGCGGACATTAAGACAGGGGTATTTTTGTGGGACGAGCGGATGCATGCGATCTATGGCCTGCAACCGGGTCACTTTTGCGGCAGCGTGGAGCAGTGGCTGTCGATCATTCATCCCGAGGATGTGAGGGAGGTGAAGCGTGATTGGGAGGCGGCGGTTGCGCAGTGTGGGATTTACACTGGTGAATTTCGGATTTTGACTCCGGGTGGACAGCTGCGACATATTCGTGCTTCGGCGCGGGTGTTTGCCGGATCGGACGGGGCTCCGCTGAAGGCGGTGGGGATCAACTGGGACATCACCGAGCAGAAGTTGCTGACTGAAGCACTGGTGAGCGAGAAGGAACGTCTTGCGCTGGCGACGCGTGTGGGTGGGATTGGAATTTGGGACGTGGATGTCAGGACGCGCCGGATGTGGTGGGATCCACGCATGCACGAAATGTTTGGGGTGACTCCCGAGGAGTTTGGCGGAACGCAGGAGGAGTGGGGGAATGCGTTGCATGCGGATGATCGCGAAAAGTCGATGAGGCTTTGGACTGAATCGATGATGCAGAACCGCGTGTTTGATTCGGAGTTCCGGATCGTTCAACGCAAGACAGGTGAAGTTCGGCACATCCGGGCGCTGGCGCGATTTGTCTACGACGAGCAAGGGAATGCGGTGCACAACATCGGGATCAATTGGGATGTGACGGAGGAGCGGCTGGCGTCTAAGGAAATGCGCCGTGCGAAGGAGGCGGCGGAGGCGGCGGAACGGACGAAAAGCGAGTTCATGGCATCGATCAGTCATGAAATCCGCACGCCGATGAATGGCATCATTGGCATGGCGGACCTGTTGATGGACACGGATTTGACACCAGGGCAGCGGGAGATGATGGCGGTAATTCAGCGCAGTGGCGACAATCTTTTGGTGATCATCAATGACATTTTGGATTACGCGAAGATTGAGGCGGGCAAGGTGCGGATTCATGAGGCACCGTTCAGTTTCGAGGCGGCGGTGCAGGAAACGTTGCAGCTGTTGGGGCCGCAGGCGAAGCTGAAGAAGATCGCGCTGCATGGGGAGATCGATCCGACGTTGGAGGCGGAGCTGATGGGTGACAGTGGACGGGTCAAGCAGGTGATTACCAATCTGGTGGGCAACGCGATCAAGTTTACCGAAGTAGGCAGTGTTTCGGTGGTGGCGAGGGCGTTGAGTTCGGTGGATGGCACGGTGACCTGTCGGGTCGAGGTGCGGGATACCGGGGTGGGGATTCCGGAGAAAATGCATCCGCATTTGTTCCAACCGTTCAGTCAGGCAGATGGCAGTTCGACGCGGCGGTTCGGCGGCACGGGGCTTGGATTGGCGATCAGTCACCAACTCGTGGAATTGATGGGAGGACGGATTGGGTTTGAAAGCTGGGAAGGCAACGGGACGATGTTCTGGTTTGAGTTGTCGTTGATGTATGCTGACGGGGGAGAAATGGCCTCAACGGTCCATGATGGTGATCCGGTGACGTGGACGGTCCGCGAGTTTCGTCCGCTTCGTCTTTTGCTGGTGGAGGACAACGAAGCGAACCAGCGGGTGGCGTCGTTGTTGCTGGAGCAGTATGGGCATCAGGTGTCGATCGCGGGCAATGGGCTGGTGGCGATTGACATGCTGTCGAGAAGGAATTTTGATGCAGTGTTGATGGACTGTCAGATGCCGGAGCTGGATGGTTATGAAACCACACGTCGCATTCGTGCCGGCGAGGCGGGACTTTTGAATCCGCACATTCCGATCATTGCATTGACGGCTTCCGGGATGCCGGGGACACGGGAACGTTGCGTTGCAGCAGGAATGGACGATTATGCGCTGAAGCCCCTGAACCGCAAAGTATTGACCAATGTATTTCACCGTTGCGGCATGACACTATCCAAGGAATCTCTGGCATCTGCGGCTTCGCATTCATCTGTGGCGGAAAATTTAGCGCCAATGAATCCGGTGCTCGATCCGGCGCAGCTCGAGCAACTGGGGCAACTGCGTCGTCCGGACGGCAGTTCGCTTCTCAGGGAGGTGGCGTCGATGATGTTGGCGGAAATGCCGGATCGGTTGACGTCGCTGGCGGAATTTTATCGGAGTGAGCGATTCGCAGAAATCGGGCCGCTTGCCCACAAGATAGCGGGCAGCTGCGCCAGCATTGGTGCGGTGGCTTTGCGAAAGCGGGCGCAATCGGTCGAGCACGCAGCGCGTTCGGAACGCTGGCGGCGCATGCCTGAACTCATTGGGTTGATGCATGAGGCGTGGATGGAGCTGGAAGTGGAATTGAAAAAGATGATCTGA
- a CDS encoding response regulator codes for MKILAVEDDPVSLMVLEASLVSLGHEVLTAINGHEAWEVLCRQSIRVVISDWEMPRVNGLELCSLIRNRQRQGAAPVHFVLLTKSTASEMNREKAREAGVDDFLEKPFLQADLVRCLANLGEAASGSWSVT; via the coding sequence ATGAAAATTCTGGCAGTTGAAGATGACCCGGTGTCGCTGATGGTGCTTGAAGCATCATTGGTTTCACTTGGGCATGAAGTGTTGACGGCGATCAATGGGCATGAGGCGTGGGAGGTGCTTTGTCGGCAGTCGATCAGAGTGGTGATCAGTGATTGGGAAATGCCGAGAGTGAATGGCTTGGAGCTTTGCTCGTTAATCCGGAATCGGCAGAGGCAGGGAGCAGCGCCGGTGCATTTTGTTCTGCTGACAAAATCGACCGCTTCAGAGATGAACCGTGAGAAGGCTCGTGAGGCCGGAGTGGATGACTTTTTGGAGAAACCGTTTCTTCAGGCAGATTTGGTTCGATGTCTGGCCAACTTGGGGGAAGCGGCAAGCGGGTCCTGGTCCGTGACCTAG
- a CDS encoding FHA domain-containing protein: MAKLTFILQDGQEVEVLLRKEITIGRSEDNEVVVDAPLISARHACVKRAGPGDFEVCDLQSEGGTFVNDERVDHQVLEHGDRLTFGLVEAVFARETEDSRFDWLESDGVGLEEPMAVNLNEHGHGHGRASKLEKLDLDMIAAMERVAACEAELSTKENRLVEVRSTLTQAEEISRDLLDELQVLETRRDTLMGQLRDAHGRLEAMQAAFTQAEEGRAMHEERLVGLKEEILQAEEARAVAVDNRARAEADFAVEHERLEEMRREANDAGERLVVVTGQLQQVTEEERRRGDEVERLLEEEQRLVAMTADMAEVEAQLDRKQRAFSELNAEFDLKHDQWLELLNQHETSAAECDEMRNRHAETAVALQAVLMQRDEASNSLEAICSEIDGAVTRLAEVSAELVGRQGEVNAFQGQLVHLQSTRDAIQQRVDALVGKEQSLIEASAKLELAIASERELQSSIAMLTAQRADDERNLAKITLSLERLEYDAEHEALKLRDLQDQTSSEQGRLVQVSEELTKASEGLQSVYQETTRVKQELEGCRLDLETELKRLTTEVETMAVRLDEVSQRRAEIARQCEELADTEQKLGGVTSELGDRCAEKVALDQRIAELMEQREGLEHSVDGLTIKEEASKGRLEILLQREQALKQSIDSLGQEERVDRERFEAIQHLIVEAEREKRGQADRLEREVLLKQRQLIEIEDKLDPLLRWKETMDQRYARLQSLPDSSDEANALWQQLEADKVQAGQIFNQSGGSGTTSYQHGPALRGHARQLEAKIRRDEERHATLRRKVEQLEAEETERSGRLSNLERRLAMLRVDIARVERENVELEFEAPEAVIEPDVVKGKGVLGNIIEGARTKLRPMRSPNQVGAQR, from the coding sequence ATGGCCAAACTGACATTCATCCTTCAGGACGGACAGGAAGTCGAAGTGCTGCTGCGCAAAGAGATCACGATCGGACGCAGTGAGGACAACGAAGTCGTTGTTGATGCACCTCTGATTTCGGCACGACATGCTTGCGTTAAACGTGCGGGACCTGGAGATTTTGAAGTATGCGACCTGCAGTCAGAAGGCGGCACTTTTGTGAACGATGAGAGGGTGGATCATCAGGTGCTGGAGCATGGGGACCGTTTGACCTTTGGATTGGTGGAAGCGGTGTTTGCGCGCGAGACTGAGGATTCTCGATTCGATTGGCTTGAATCCGACGGGGTTGGATTGGAGGAACCGATGGCCGTGAATTTGAACGAGCATGGGCACGGGCACGGGCGGGCGTCGAAGCTTGAAAAGCTGGATCTGGACATGATTGCTGCCATGGAGCGGGTCGCCGCCTGTGAGGCTGAGTTGTCGACCAAGGAGAACAGGCTTGTGGAAGTCCGATCGACGCTCACGCAGGCGGAAGAGATCAGCCGTGATCTTCTGGATGAGTTGCAGGTGTTGGAGACGCGCAGGGACACGCTGATGGGGCAGTTGAGGGATGCGCATGGCAGGCTTGAGGCAATGCAGGCGGCTTTTACACAGGCGGAGGAAGGGCGCGCAATGCATGAGGAAAGACTGGTGGGATTGAAGGAGGAGATATTGCAGGCGGAAGAGGCGCGCGCTGTTGCGGTGGATAATCGCGCCAGGGCCGAGGCTGATTTTGCGGTGGAGCATGAACGGTTGGAGGAGATGCGTCGGGAGGCGAATGATGCGGGCGAACGGCTGGTAGTGGTCACCGGACAATTGCAACAAGTGACGGAGGAGGAGCGGCGCAGAGGCGATGAGGTGGAACGGTTGCTGGAAGAAGAGCAGCGCCTGGTGGCAATGACGGCGGACATGGCTGAGGTGGAAGCACAGCTTGATCGCAAACAGAGGGCATTCTCGGAACTGAATGCCGAGTTTGATTTGAAGCATGATCAGTGGCTGGAGTTGTTGAATCAGCATGAAACTTCGGCGGCAGAGTGTGATGAAATGCGGAACAGGCATGCGGAGACTGCCGTGGCGTTGCAGGCGGTATTGATGCAACGGGATGAGGCCTCCAATAGTTTGGAAGCGATTTGTTCGGAGATAGATGGGGCGGTGACCCGGCTTGCGGAGGTGTCCGCGGAATTGGTTGGGCGACAGGGTGAGGTGAACGCTTTTCAAGGTCAGCTGGTGCATTTGCAGTCGACACGTGACGCGATTCAGCAGCGGGTGGATGCCTTGGTGGGCAAGGAGCAGTCATTGATCGAAGCCAGTGCGAAACTGGAACTGGCGATAGCGTCGGAAAGGGAACTGCAGTCCTCTATCGCGATGCTGACCGCGCAACGTGCGGATGACGAGAGGAACCTCGCCAAGATTACGCTGAGTTTGGAACGGTTGGAGTATGACGCCGAGCATGAAGCGTTGAAGCTGCGTGATCTGCAAGACCAGACCTCGTCCGAGCAGGGCAGGCTGGTTCAAGTGTCCGAAGAGTTGACCAAGGCGAGCGAAGGTCTGCAATCCGTTTACCAGGAGACAACTAGGGTTAAACAGGAGCTGGAAGGATGCCGACTGGATCTTGAGACCGAACTGAAGCGATTGACGACGGAAGTCGAGACGATGGCGGTGCGGCTGGATGAGGTCAGCCAACGCCGCGCAGAGATCGCCCGGCAATGTGAAGAGCTTGCGGATACGGAGCAAAAACTGGGAGGAGTGACGTCTGAGCTCGGAGACCGGTGCGCGGAGAAGGTGGCGTTGGATCAACGAATCGCGGAACTGATGGAGCAACGTGAGGGCTTGGAGCATTCAGTGGATGGTTTGACCATCAAAGAGGAGGCTTCGAAAGGGCGGTTGGAAATCTTGTTGCAACGCGAGCAGGCGCTCAAGCAAAGCATCGATTCATTGGGTCAGGAGGAGAGGGTGGATCGTGAGCGGTTTGAAGCGATTCAACATTTGATTGTTGAGGCAGAACGGGAGAAGCGAGGCCAGGCGGACCGGCTGGAGCGTGAAGTATTGCTGAAGCAGCGTCAGTTGATTGAGATTGAAGACAAACTGGACCCTCTGCTGCGGTGGAAGGAGACGATGGACCAGAGATATGCGCGTTTGCAGTCGCTGCCCGATTCTTCCGATGAGGCGAATGCACTTTGGCAGCAACTTGAAGCGGATAAAGTTCAAGCGGGGCAAATTTTTAACCAGTCGGGTGGTTCTGGGACGACTTCGTATCAGCATGGGCCGGCACTTCGTGGCCACGCCCGTCAACTTGAGGCAAAGATTCGCCGGGATGAAGAACGGCATGCGACCCTGCGACGCAAGGTGGAGCAACTCGAGGCCGAGGAGACGGAGCGCAGTGGTCGCTTGAGCAATTTGGAGCGGCGTCTTGCCATGCTGCGGGTGGACATCGCGCGGGTGGAGCGGGAGAACGTGGAGCTTGAATTCGAGGCACCCGAAGCAGTAATCGAGCCTGATGTCGTCAAGGGCAAGGGAGTTTTGGGCAATATCATCGAAGGAGCCAGGACAAAACTTAGGCCGATGCGCTCACCGAATCAAGTGGGGGCCCAACGCTGA
- the gmd gene encoding GDP-mannose 4,6-dehydratase, translating to MPTALITGITGQDGSYLTEQLLAKGYTVHGMIRRASNFNTQRIEHLLNDPAIHRERLFLHHGDLIDSSNLNRLLEKIAPNEVYNLGAQSHVKVSFEVPEYTAEVDGVGTLRFLDAIKETGLEKRARFYQASTSELYGLVQEVPQTEKTPFYPRSPYGVAKLYAYWIVVNYRESYGLHASNGILFNHESPRRGETFVTRKITRAAGRISEGLQDVLELGNLDSQRDWGFAPEYTEMMWQILQQPEPGDYVCATNEMHTVREFCEHAFSAVGIDLTFEGEGVDEVGRDKDGVVRVKVSPSYFRPAEVELLIGDPAKARQILGWEPKVTFKELVQIMAKSDLKLAQREKLLGE from the coding sequence ATGCCCACCGCACTCATCACCGGGATCACCGGACAAGACGGCTCATATTTAACGGAACAACTACTGGCCAAGGGCTATACGGTGCATGGGATGATTCGCCGTGCGAGCAACTTCAACACGCAGCGGATTGAGCATTTGCTGAACGATCCCGCCATTCATCGCGAGCGGCTGTTTCTTCATCACGGGGATTTGATTGACTCCAGCAACTTGAACCGTCTTCTTGAGAAGATTGCGCCTAACGAGGTTTACAATTTGGGGGCACAGAGTCATGTGAAGGTCTCGTTTGAAGTGCCCGAATACACGGCAGAAGTGGATGGTGTTGGCACTTTGCGTTTTCTTGATGCCATTAAAGAGACGGGACTGGAAAAGCGGGCTCGCTTTTACCAGGCTTCGACGAGTGAGCTGTATGGTTTGGTGCAGGAGGTTCCACAAACCGAGAAGACGCCGTTTTACCCCCGCTCGCCTTATGGAGTCGCGAAGTTGTATGCGTATTGGATCGTGGTGAACTACCGCGAGTCTTATGGCTTGCATGCTTCGAACGGGATCTTGTTTAACCATGAGTCACCCCGTCGTGGAGAGACTTTTGTGACGCGCAAGATCACCCGCGCAGCGGGTCGGATCAGCGAAGGATTGCAGGATGTGCTGGAGCTTGGCAACCTTGACTCGCAGCGTGACTGGGGTTTTGCTCCAGAATACACGGAGATGATGTGGCAGATTTTGCAGCAGCCGGAGCCGGGCGATTATGTTTGTGCGACCAATGAAATGCACACGGTTCGTGAATTTTGCGAACATGCATTCAGCGCGGTGGGGATTGATTTGACCTTTGAAGGCGAGGGCGTGGATGAGGTCGGACGTGACAAGGATGGAGTGGTGCGGGTGAAGGTTTCGCCGAGCTATTTCCGTCCGGCTGAGGTGGAGTTGCTGATTGGTGATCCGGCAAAAGCCCGTCAGATTTTAGGTTGGGAGCCGAAGGTGACCTTTAAGGAGTTGGTTCAGATCATGGCGAAGTCCGATTTGAAACTGGCGCAGAGGGAAAAGCTTTTGGGAGAGTAG
- a CDS encoding sigma-70 family RNA polymerase sigma factor translates to MSAPDPTEEFVFLLGRHERLLRGYLRALIPHAQDADDVLQETKLRLWRAFDQFERGTNFAAWSRKVAFHQVLAFRKRKKRDRLEFSEQFLNVVADEYENHEPVLMRRDQLLQECLAKLPGDHRQVLHLRYAEQCSLDDMASKLQRTVAAIYRQLSRVRQALHQCVEKSLMIEEEGYEPRS, encoded by the coding sequence ATGAGCGCACCTGATCCGACGGAGGAGTTTGTTTTTTTGCTGGGCAGACACGAGCGTCTGCTTCGTGGCTACCTGCGCGCGCTAATTCCGCATGCCCAAGATGCGGATGATGTGTTGCAGGAAACGAAGCTGCGTTTGTGGCGGGCATTTGATCAATTTGAGCGGGGCACCAATTTTGCGGCGTGGTCGCGCAAGGTGGCATTTCATCAGGTGCTGGCTTTTAGGAAACGCAAGAAGCGCGACCGGCTGGAGTTTTCGGAGCAGTTTTTGAATGTGGTGGCGGATGAGTATGAGAATCACGAACCGGTATTGATGCGTCGGGATCAGTTGTTGCAGGAATGCCTGGCGAAGCTGCCGGGGGATCACCGGCAGGTGCTGCATTTGCGATATGCAGAGCAGTGTTCGCTGGATGACATGGCGTCGAAGTTGCAGCGGACGGTGGCGGCAATTTATCGTCAGTTGAGCCGGGTGCGGCAGGCGCTTCATCAGTGTGTGGAAAAATCATTAATGATTGAGGAGGAGGGTTATGAACCAAGATCGTGA
- a CDS encoding FecR domain-containing protein produces the protein MNQDREEVKEVVELANRMLDGRLTAKDQARLEHLVLSSQEARVAYVEHLHLHGVLQESTFRQVETLSEVLKLEPTASMPIRKRRGLPHWLPIAAAFVLMGLGWAFGRWHVPTQVTYARLVEVKGARWDGNRLPTVPGVSIAAGRLKLAAGLATIEFDRGARVTMEGPAELEIVNAEKCFLHEGTLTAHVPPQAVGFVVDTRHARLVDHGTDFGVSVGGEGVAQVRVFDGKVELQHHVSGRSLELLTRQGAQVGNGDFERSEREEDDTGALSRRHQVPEGAGVMMLSTAEGGGRAGYAWSPGTDLHFSKQLLILKYCDRPSFRRKAWLGFDLTKLGDRKVKSANLTLMFEATGWGYASLLPDAVFAVYGVNDDSLDQWRSDDLQWSSAPANDVDGAGADLSKAVKLGSFTMPAGVLDGAFSLSGEALRTFLNDDRNRFATLMVVRETSEIGGGGVVHGFAGNEHPMLRPPTLYLEFEE, from the coding sequence ATGAACCAAGATCGTGAGGAAGTGAAAGAAGTTGTTGAGCTGGCGAACCGGATGCTGGACGGGCGGTTGACAGCGAAAGATCAGGCGAGGTTGGAGCATCTGGTCCTGTCTTCGCAGGAGGCGAGGGTTGCTTATGTGGAGCACCTGCACCTGCACGGAGTTTTGCAGGAGTCGACATTTCGGCAGGTGGAGACGCTTTCCGAAGTGCTCAAGTTGGAACCCACCGCTTCGATGCCAATTCGCAAGAGACGAGGGTTGCCGCATTGGTTGCCGATTGCGGCGGCTTTTGTATTGATGGGATTGGGTTGGGCATTTGGTCGATGGCATGTCCCGACGCAGGTGACCTATGCCCGGTTGGTGGAGGTGAAAGGAGCGAGGTGGGATGGCAACCGGTTGCCCACCGTGCCGGGCGTGAGCATTGCGGCAGGACGATTGAAACTGGCGGCAGGGCTGGCGACGATTGAGTTTGATCGGGGTGCTAGAGTGACCATGGAGGGACCGGCGGAGCTGGAGATCGTGAACGCCGAAAAGTGTTTTCTTCATGAAGGAACCCTCACGGCGCACGTGCCGCCTCAAGCAGTGGGATTCGTGGTGGATACCAGGCATGCGAGGCTGGTGGATCATGGCACCGATTTCGGGGTGAGTGTTGGCGGGGAAGGCGTGGCGCAAGTGAGGGTGTTTGATGGCAAGGTGGAGTTGCAGCATCATGTGAGTGGGAGGAGTCTGGAGTTGCTGACGAGGCAGGGGGCTCAAGTGGGAAATGGCGATTTTGAAAGAAGCGAGCGGGAGGAAGATGACACGGGCGCACTGAGTCGAAGGCATCAGGTCCCGGAGGGGGCCGGGGTGATGATGCTGAGCACGGCAGAAGGAGGCGGGCGTGCAGGGTATGCATGGTCGCCGGGAACGGATCTGCATTTTTCGAAGCAATTGTTGATCCTCAAATATTGTGATCGACCAAGTTTTCGACGCAAAGCTTGGTTGGGATTTGATTTGACCAAGCTGGGCGACCGCAAAGTGAAGTCGGCGAATTTGACGCTGATGTTTGAAGCGACGGGTTGGGGTTATGCGTCATTGCTGCCCGACGCGGTCTTCGCGGTTTACGGGGTGAATGATGACTCTTTGGATCAATGGCGGTCGGACGATTTGCAGTGGTCCAGTGCCCCCGCGAACGATGTTGATGGGGCAGGGGCTGACTTGAGCAAGGCGGTGAAACTGGGTTCGTTCACGATGCCGGCGGGGGTGTTGGATGGGGCCTTTTCGCTGTCTGGAGAGGCGTTGAGAACGTTCTTGAATGATGATCGAAACCGGTTTGCTACTTTGATGGTGGTGCGCGAAACCTCGGAGATTGGAGGTGGCGGTGTGGTCCACGGTTTTGCCGGCAACGAGCATCCCATGTTGCGTCCCCCGACGCTGTATCTGGAGTTTGAGGAGTGA